In Euphorbia lathyris chromosome 9, ddEupLath1.1, whole genome shotgun sequence, the following are encoded in one genomic region:
- the LOC136206870 gene encoding pentatricopeptide repeat-containing protein At1g63130, mitochondrial-like: protein MHVAVCLLKRMVEKGCEPDVVTYNAIIDGLCKCNQVKEAFDLFKEMKDRGILLDVITYNSLIHGLCYSNKWKEVSALFEEMLDKNIAPNVVSYSILVDELCKGGMIMKAQSMVSKMIQTGVEPNVITYTSLIDGYGLHGQMYLAKKVFDVMKRKGCNPDVRTYNTLINWYGKKKLIYEAKQLLYEMSARDLIPNQYTYSSIIYGLCHARRPWEALEFLKDSCASGYLPDVVTYSSLLHGFCKNGHLDIAFSLFHEMEVKKLKPDTFTCTILIQGMCKAGRFKDVKKLLSRFSDLGLQPTIYTYNIVIDGLSRKGFLDEAYQIFRNMENNVFSPDNCSYNVIIHGFLRRKDLVMAAKLIHEMRDKGFCADNTTFALVAENKDIVELL, encoded by the coding sequence ATGCATGTAGCTGTTTGTTTGCTCAAAAGAATGGTTGAGAAAGGTTGTGAGCCTGATGTTGTGACATACAATGCCATTATTGATGGTCTTTGTAAGTGTAACCAAGTTAAGGAAGCATTTGACCTCTTCAAAGAGATGAAGGATCGAGGAATTCTGCTTGATGTTATCACGTACAATTCACTAATTCATGGTCTATGTTATTCCAACAAGTGGAAAGAAGTTTCGGCGTTGTTTGAAGAAATGTTGGATAAAAATATTGCGCCAAATGTAGTTAGTTACAGTATATTAGTCGATGAACTTTGCAAAGGAGGAATGATAATGAAGGCTCAATCTATGGTTAGCAAAATGATTCAAACAGGTGTTGAGCCTAATGTCATTACATACACTTCACTAATAGATGGATATGGTTTACATGGACAAATGTATCTAGCTAAGAAAGTGTTTGATGTGATGAAGAGAAAGGGTTGCAATCCTGATGTCCGTACCTATAACACCTTGATCAACTGGTATGGTAAGAAGAAACTTATTTACGAGGCAAAACAACTTCTTTATGAAATGTCTGCTAGAGATTTAATCCCAAATCAATATACTTATAGTTCTATTATATACGGCTTATGTCATGCCAGAAGACCTTGGGAAGCACTCGAGTTTTTGAAGGACTCATGTGCAAGTGGCTACCTTCCCGATGTAGTAACATACTCAAGTTTGCTACATGGTTTTTGTAAAAACGGGCATCTTGATATAGCATTCTCCTTATTTCATGAAATGGAAGTGAAAAAATTGAAGCCTGATACTTTTACATGTACTATCCTAATTCAAGGCATGTGCAAAGCTGGAAGGTTTAAAGATGTCAAGAAATTGTTATCTAGATTTTCTGATCTTGGGTTGCAACCTACAATTTACACATATAATATAGTTATTGATGGACTTAGCAGGAAAGGATTCCTAGATGAAGCATACCAGATCTTCAGAAATATGGAAAACAATGTCTTCTCGCCAGATAATTGTTCTTACAATGTGATTATTCATGGATTTCTTAGGCGCAAGGATTTGGTAATGGCAGCAAAACTCATTCATGAAATGCGTGACAAGGGTTTTTGCGCAGACAACACCACATTTGCATTGGTAGCGGAGAATAAAGACATCGTGGAATTACTATAA